Proteins from a genomic interval of Phenylobacterium sp. LH3H17:
- the secA gene encoding preprotein translocase subunit SecA, with the protein MSIFQRFFGSSNDRKVKAMAARVAKINALEPAIHALSDEQLRGKTQEFRDRLGKGETLDQLLEESFAVVREAAQRVLGQRHFDVQLVGGIVLHEGGISEMRTGEGKTLVATAPVYLNALPGKGVHVITVNDYLAQLHGDWMGQVYRFLGLSVGTIVHGLSQGQRKAAYESDITYGTNNEFGFDYLRDNLVYEADEMVQRGHNFVIVDEVDSILIDEARTPLIISGPTEDRSEFYKTIDVLVKELIKDPTTFDFDEKQRQVILTEDGAEKIEEILLAGGHLEEETTGLYDAANVSVVHHVNQALRANVIYSREKDYIVRDGEVILIDEFTGRMMQGRRLSEGLHQAIEAKEGAHIQPENQTLASVTIQNYFRLYAKLSGMTGTASTEAQEFGDIYKMDVMEIPTNRPVARKDDDDEVYRTAREKNDAILKQIEDCHTRGQPILVGTVSIEKSEQLSELLKAHKFEHNGKTIKGIPHNVLNARYHEQEALIVADAGIPGAVTIATNMAGRGTDIQLGGNIDMRVLKWQEEQRGLGIEVSPEAAIARKAEIEAEIAGLKEQALAAGGLFVLGTERHESRRIDNQLRGRTGRQGDPGHSKFFLSCEDDLLRIFAGDRLDSIMRTFGVQEGEAITHKWLNGAIATAQKRVEQRNYEIRKNLLKYDDVVNDQRKAVFEQRAEFMTAVDLSEIIGEMRQDTIEDLVERHLPPKAYAEQWDVVGLEERARELLGLDLPIAAWAAEDGIANEEIQERLTKAADARAAEREQMLGPDQMRTIEKSFLLQMIDMQWREHLMHLDHLRNVIGLRGYGQRDPLNEYKTEAFSLFEKLLVDLRQNVTRWLMTVEFQFAEPEPMPLTGLTEVHLDPLTGENAAMMGALPDGLSTDQRQALPVSALPDGWEQTGRNQPCPCGSGKKFKHCHGALI; encoded by the coding sequence TTGAGCATCTTCCAACGGTTCTTCGGCTCCAGCAACGACCGCAAGGTCAAGGCGATGGCTGCGCGCGTCGCCAAGATCAACGCCCTGGAACCCGCGATCCACGCCCTTTCCGACGAGCAGCTGCGCGGCAAGACCCAGGAATTCCGCGACCGCCTGGGCAAGGGCGAGACCCTGGACCAACTGCTGGAAGAGTCCTTCGCCGTGGTGCGCGAGGCGGCCCAGCGGGTGCTGGGCCAGCGTCACTTCGACGTCCAGCTGGTCGGCGGCATCGTCCTGCACGAAGGCGGCATCTCGGAAATGCGCACCGGCGAGGGCAAGACCCTGGTCGCCACCGCGCCGGTCTATCTGAACGCCCTACCCGGCAAGGGCGTACACGTCATCACCGTCAACGACTACCTGGCCCAGCTGCACGGGGACTGGATGGGCCAGGTCTACCGGTTCCTGGGCCTCTCGGTGGGCACCATCGTCCACGGCCTGAGCCAGGGGCAGCGCAAGGCCGCCTACGAATCCGACATCACCTACGGCACCAACAACGAGTTCGGCTTCGACTACCTGCGCGACAACCTGGTCTACGAGGCCGACGAGATGGTCCAGCGCGGCCATAACTTCGTGATCGTCGACGAGGTGGACTCCATCCTGATCGACGAGGCGCGCACGCCCCTGATCATCTCGGGTCCCACCGAGGACCGCTCGGAATTCTACAAGACCATCGACGTCCTGGTGAAGGAGCTCATCAAGGACCCGACCACCTTCGACTTCGACGAGAAGCAGCGCCAGGTCATCCTCACCGAGGACGGCGCCGAGAAGATCGAGGAGATCCTCCTGGCCGGCGGCCATCTGGAGGAAGAGACCACGGGCCTCTACGACGCCGCCAACGTCTCGGTGGTGCACCACGTCAACCAGGCCCTGCGCGCCAACGTGATCTACAGCCGCGAGAAGGACTACATCGTCCGCGACGGCGAGGTGATCCTGATCGACGAGTTCACCGGCCGCATGATGCAGGGCCGCCGCCTGTCCGAAGGCCTGCACCAGGCCATCGAGGCCAAGGAAGGCGCCCACATCCAGCCCGAGAACCAGACCCTGGCCTCGGTCACCATCCAGAACTACTTCCGCCTCTACGCCAAGCTGTCGGGCATGACCGGCACGGCGTCGACCGAGGCGCAGGAATTCGGCGACATCTACAAGATGGACGTCATGGAAATTCCGACCAACCGCCCCGTGGCGCGGAAGGACGACGACGACGAGGTCTATCGCACCGCGCGCGAGAAGAACGACGCCATCCTCAAGCAGATCGAGGATTGCCACACCCGCGGTCAGCCGATCCTGGTCGGCACCGTCTCCATCGAGAAGTCGGAACAGCTCTCCGAACTGCTGAAGGCCCACAAGTTCGAGCACAACGGCAAGACCATCAAGGGCATCCCGCACAACGTGCTGAACGCCCGCTATCACGAACAGGAAGCCCTGATCGTGGCCGACGCCGGCATCCCGGGCGCGGTGACCATCGCCACCAACATGGCCGGGCGCGGCACCGACATCCAGCTCGGCGGCAATATCGATATGCGCGTCCTGAAGTGGCAGGAGGAGCAGCGCGGCCTCGGCATCGAGGTGAGCCCCGAAGCCGCCATCGCCCGCAAGGCTGAGATCGAGGCCGAGATCGCGGGCCTGAAGGAACAGGCGCTGGCGGCCGGCGGGCTGTTCGTGCTGGGCACCGAGCGCCACGAAAGCCGGCGGATCGACAACCAGCTCCGCGGCCGGACCGGCCGTCAGGGCGACCCGGGCCACTCCAAGTTCTTCCTCTCCTGCGAGGACGACCTGCTGCGTATCTTCGCCGGCGACCGGCTGGACTCGATTATGCGCACCTTCGGCGTCCAGGAAGGCGAGGCGATCACCCACAAGTGGCTGAACGGCGCCATCGCCACGGCCCAGAAGCGTGTCGAGCAGCGCAACTATGAGATCCGGAAGAACCTGCTGAAGTACGACGACGTCGTGAATGACCAGCGCAAGGCGGTGTTCGAGCAGCGCGCCGAGTTCATGACCGCGGTCGACCTCTCCGAGATCATCGGCGAAATGCGGCAGGACACCATCGAGGACCTGGTCGAACGCCACCTGCCGCCCAAGGCCTATGCCGAACAGTGGGACGTGGTGGGCCTGGAGGAGCGAGCCCGCGAACTGCTGGGCCTGGACCTGCCGATCGCCGCCTGGGCGGCCGAGGACGGCATCGCCAACGAGGAGATCCAGGAGCGCCTGACCAAGGCGGCCGACGCCCGCGCCGCCGAGCGCGAACAGATGCTCGGCCCTGACCAGATGCGCACCATCGAGAAGAGCTTCCTGCTGCAGATGATCGACATGCAGTGGCGCGAGCACCTCATGCACCTGGACCACCTGCGCAACGTCATCGGCCTGCGCGGCTACGGCCAGCGCGATCCGCTGAACGAGTACAAGACCGAGGCCTTCTCGCTGTTCGAGAAGCTGCTGGTCGACCTGCGCCAGAACGTCACCCGCTGGCTGATGACCGTGGAGTTCCAGTTCGCCGAGCCGGAGCCCATGCCGCTAACCGGCCTGACCGAGGTGCACCTGGACCCGCTGACCGGCGAGAACGCGGCCATGATGGGCGCCCTGCCCGACGGGCTGTCGACCGACCAGCGCCAGGCCCTGCCCGTCTCGGCCCTGCCGGACGGCTGGGAGCAGACCGGCCGCAACCAGCCCTGTCCCTGCGGCTCGGGCAAGAAGTTCAAGCACTGCCACGGCGCGCTGATCTAG
- a CDS encoding NADPH:quinone reductase, with translation MKAVWYDRTGPAREVLQYGDLPTPVAGQGQALIRVRASGVNPSDVGMRGGAGPMAYRRITPNSDGAGVVEAVGPGVSQDWIGKRVWFYNGQRNGRAFGSAAEYIELDTDLLSVLPDQVSFAEGATLGIPCMTAHRSLFVAGPIQGRTVLVTGGAGAVGHYAVQLAKWAGASVIATVSSAEKAQRAKAGGADHVIDYRTEDVAERVRDLTAGEGVHHVVDVDFGGNLAATLACVQVNGAIAYYATRGEATPQVPAGVLMRLNLGVHGVLLPTSPHEARRRAQADITRWIGTGERILSVAGRFPLAECAAAHELVEAGGKVGTCVVEP, from the coding sequence ATGAAGGCTGTCTGGTACGACCGCACGGGTCCAGCCCGCGAGGTGCTGCAATATGGCGACCTGCCCACGCCCGTCGCGGGACAGGGGCAGGCGCTGATCCGCGTCAGGGCGTCTGGCGTCAATCCTTCGGACGTCGGCATGCGGGGCGGCGCCGGGCCCATGGCCTACCGCCGCATAACACCAAACAGCGATGGCGCGGGCGTCGTCGAGGCGGTGGGGCCGGGCGTCTCGCAAGACTGGATCGGCAAGCGGGTCTGGTTCTACAACGGCCAGCGCAACGGCCGGGCCTTCGGCTCGGCGGCCGAATACATCGAACTCGACACCGACCTGCTGAGCGTGCTGCCAGATCAAGTGTCGTTTGCCGAGGGCGCGACCCTGGGCATCCCCTGCATGACCGCGCACCGCAGCCTGTTCGTGGCCGGCCCGATCCAGGGGCGGACTGTGCTGGTCACGGGCGGCGCCGGCGCCGTCGGCCACTACGCCGTCCAACTCGCCAAATGGGCCGGGGCGAGCGTGATCGCCACGGTCAGCTCGGCGGAGAAGGCCCAGCGGGCCAAGGCCGGCGGCGCGGACCACGTGATCGACTACCGCACCGAGGACGTGGCCGAACGCGTGCGCGACCTCACCGCCGGGGAAGGCGTGCACCATGTGGTCGACGTCGATTTCGGCGGCAACCTAGCGGCCACCCTGGCCTGCGTGCAGGTGAACGGCGCCATCGCCTACTACGCCACCCGCGGCGAGGCGACGCCGCAGGTCCCGGCGGGCGTCCTGATGCGGCTGAACCTCGGCGTCCACGGCGTGTTGTTGCCAACCTCGCCGCACGAGGCCAGGCGCCGCGCCCAGGCCGACATCACCCGCTGGATCGGAACCGGCGAGCGCATCCTGTCGGTGGCAGGACGTTTCCCCCTGGCCGAGTGCGCCGCGGCGCACGAACTGGTCGAGGCTGGTGGCAAGGTCGGCACCTGCGTGGTCGAGCCGTGA
- a CDS encoding peptidyl-prolyl cis-trans isomerase, producing the protein MAHPAFRRVPHALGAVAVMLVASIMLAACTSQTGAERPPEPGDAAVAKVDGKTVWTSDVKREAVAQGLIGEGEPLDASSDLFRRVLDEVVDQKLLATEALKRKLDKDPIAQKRLAAARERILGDMLVESVVSDAVNDNAIRGLYQEQLKLAKQSEEIRARQIVVATQVDAEAIKKLLTTGASFEALAMERSTDAATRFNGGDLGYFTTDVMPEAYEANLKTAKTGEVVGPFAVDGGFAVVKVEDRRLEQPITLESARPQIVRFLTYDQVRDLLEKLRSRAKIQTLIRAPQDVPGQPKEPADAPKAAPAAPAAATPAPKAPPAKAAAK; encoded by the coding sequence ATGGCGCACCCGGCCTTCCGTCGTGTCCCGCACGCCCTTGGCGCCGTCGCGGTCATGCTGGTCGCCAGCATCATGCTGGCGGCCTGCACCAGCCAGACCGGGGCCGAGCGACCGCCGGAGCCCGGCGACGCGGCGGTGGCAAAGGTCGACGGCAAGACCGTGTGGACCTCCGACGTCAAGCGCGAGGCGGTCGCCCAGGGCCTGATCGGCGAGGGCGAGCCCCTGGACGCCTCCTCCGACCTGTTCCGCCGCGTGCTGGACGAGGTTGTCGACCAGAAGCTGCTGGCCACCGAGGCGCTGAAGCGCAAGCTGGACAAGGATCCGATCGCCCAGAAGCGGCTGGCCGCGGCGCGCGAGCGCATCCTGGGCGACATGCTGGTGGAGAGCGTGGTCTCCGACGCCGTCAACGACAACGCCATCCGCGGGCTCTACCAGGAGCAGCTGAAGCTGGCAAAGCAGTCGGAGGAGATCCGCGCCCGCCAGATCGTGGTGGCGACCCAGGTGGACGCCGAGGCGATCAAGAAGCTGCTGACCACCGGCGCCTCCTTCGAGGCTCTGGCCATGGAGCGCTCGACCGACGCGGCCACCCGCTTCAACGGCGGCGATCTCGGCTATTTCACCACCGACGTCATGCCCGAGGCCTATGAGGCCAATCTCAAGACCGCCAAGACCGGCGAGGTGGTCGGCCCCTTCGCGGTCGACGGCGGCTTCGCGGTGGTCAAGGTCGAGGACCGGCGGTTGGAGCAGCCGATCACGCTTGAGTCCGCCCGGCCGCAGATCGTCCGCTTCCTGACCTATGACCAGGTGCGTGACCTGCTCGAGAAACTGCGCAGCCGCGCCAAGATCCAGACCCTGATCCGCGCGCCGCAGGACGTGCCCGGCCAGCCCAAGGAGCCCGCCGACGCGCCCAAGGCCGCGCCCGCCGCCCCGGCTGCCGCGACGCCCGCCCCCAAGGCTCCTCCCGCCAAGGCCGCCGCGAAATGA
- a CDS encoding carotenoid oxygenase family protein — protein sequence MDGDVRINPYLSGNFAPVRSEDDFDLEVVGEIPAGLKGTLYRTGPNPQFDPRGDYHWFSGDGMIHAFHVEDGKVTYRNRYVRTPKWELEKSQGRSLFGSFGNPMTTDPIAMGKDSGVANTNIVHHAGRLLALEEGHMPFEVAERTLESRGYVADYRGKVTAHPKVDPKTGEMFWFGYGVGEMPLSAGMSYGVTDAAGKVVRRDDFQAPFAAMVHDFMVTENHVLFPILPLTASLERAMSGKPAFAWEPEKGGRMGVMRRDGDVASIRWFNVEACYVFHPMNAFEQDGKIIADVMRYDAAPLFPNADGSPGQKTAARLVRWTLDLDGGSDAIKEEPLDDLDGEFPRFDERQSGLGYRHGWYAADPGGAKTIKQTAIAHLDLKTGKRQVYELNGGDMTSEPVFTPRSADAAEGDGWVTAVVWRAAENRSDFLVFEAQDIAKGPIAIAKLPRRVPFGFHGNWVAG from the coding sequence TGGTGGGCGAGATCCCCGCCGGCCTCAAGGGCACTCTTTACCGCACCGGGCCCAATCCGCAGTTCGACCCGCGGGGCGACTATCACTGGTTCAGCGGCGACGGGATGATCCATGCCTTCCACGTCGAGGACGGCAAGGTGACCTATCGCAACCGCTATGTCCGCACGCCCAAGTGGGAATTGGAGAAGAGCCAGGGCCGGTCGCTGTTCGGCTCGTTCGGCAACCCGATGACCACCGATCCCATCGCCATGGGCAAGGACAGCGGCGTGGCCAACACCAATATCGTCCATCACGCCGGCCGGCTGCTCGCCCTGGAGGAGGGGCACATGCCCTTTGAGGTGGCCGAGCGCACCCTCGAGTCCAGGGGCTATGTCGCCGACTACCGTGGCAAGGTCACCGCCCACCCGAAGGTCGATCCCAAGACCGGCGAAATGTTCTGGTTCGGCTATGGCGTCGGCGAGATGCCGCTGTCGGCCGGGATGAGCTACGGCGTCACCGACGCCGCGGGCAAGGTGGTCCGACGTGACGACTTCCAGGCGCCCTTCGCCGCCATGGTCCACGACTTCATGGTGACGGAGAACCACGTCCTGTTCCCGATCCTGCCGCTTACCGCCAGCCTGGAGCGGGCCATGAGCGGCAAGCCGGCCTTCGCCTGGGAGCCGGAAAAAGGCGGCCGGATGGGCGTCATGCGCCGCGACGGCGACGTCGCCTCGATCCGCTGGTTCAATGTCGAGGCCTGCTACGTCTTCCACCCGATGAACGCCTTCGAGCAGGACGGCAAGATCATCGCCGACGTGATGCGCTACGACGCCGCGCCGCTGTTTCCCAACGCCGACGGCTCGCCAGGCCAGAAGACCGCCGCCCGACTGGTGCGCTGGACCCTGGACCTCGACGGCGGCAGCGACGCCATCAAGGAGGAGCCCCTGGATGACCTCGACGGGGAGTTCCCGCGTTTCGACGAGCGGCAGTCGGGGCTGGGCTACCGCCACGGCTGGTATGCGGCCGATCCCGGCGGCGCCAAGACGATCAAGCAGACCGCCATCGCCCATCTGGACCTCAAGACCGGCAAGCGCCAGGTCTATGAGCTGAACGGCGGCGACATGACCTCCGAGCCCGTGTTCACGCCCCGGTCGGCCGACGCCGCCGAGGGCGACGGGTGGGTGACCGCGGTGGTCTGGAGAGCGGCCGAGAACCGCAGCGACTTCCTGGTGTTCGAGGCCCAGGACATCGCCAAGGGCCCCATAGCGATCGCGAAGCTGCCGCGCCGCGTACCGTTCGGCTTCCATGGCAACTGGGTCGCGGGGTAG
- a CDS encoding DUF4440 domain-containing protein, translating into MTTPQDAIRARRRLTNKLIAAHDAARLRPFLAPDMNLISGEGGLLVGAEAVLQAFAAQFKDASFVTYVRTPRDIMLDADGARAAEAGDWTATWKDAMSSGTYLAVWKKTVGQWVIESETFVTLA; encoded by the coding sequence GTGACCACGCCCCAGGACGCGATCCGCGCCCGCCGCAGGTTGACCAACAAGCTGATCGCAGCGCACGACGCGGCGCGCCTGCGCCCATTCCTGGCGCCCGACATGAACCTGATTTCCGGCGAGGGCGGCCTGCTGGTCGGCGCCGAGGCGGTGCTGCAGGCCTTCGCCGCCCAGTTCAAGGATGCCAGCTTCGTCACCTATGTGCGGACGCCCCGCGACATCATGCTGGATGCAGACGGTGCGCGCGCCGCCGAGGCCGGCGACTGGACCGCCACCTGGAAGGACGCCATGTCGTCGGGGACCTACCTGGCCGTATGGAAGAAGACCGTCGGCCAGTGGGTGATCGAGAGCGAGACCTTCGTTACGCTCGCCTAG
- a CDS encoding class I SAM-dependent methyltransferase, protein MPDRDGYVLKVEGFCPVCEQASTFASKDEWLRDHYLCLTCNAQPRERALFSVLSQLRPNWRGLKIHESSPGTAASRRLADQAPGYLSSQYDPSIPWGSTHKTGGWRSEDLEAQTFADESFDLVVTQDVMEHVFAPDRALAEIARTLKPGGLHICTVPIVNKEKPSVRRARRRADGSVEHLLEPVFHGNPMDPNGSLVTVDWGYDIAAYWDRHSGLSTTIWTIDDPGRGIQAEYIEVLVSRKLGVPDLSGDVPPARRGGLLAKLFG, encoded by the coding sequence ATGCCGGACAGGGACGGCTACGTCCTGAAGGTCGAGGGTTTCTGCCCGGTCTGCGAGCAGGCCTCGACCTTCGCCTCGAAGGACGAATGGCTGCGCGACCACTATCTCTGCCTGACCTGCAACGCCCAGCCGCGTGAGCGGGCGCTGTTCTCCGTCCTGAGCCAGCTGCGGCCGAACTGGCGGGGGCTGAAGATCCACGAGAGCTCGCCCGGCACCGCGGCCAGCCGCCGCCTGGCCGACCAGGCGCCTGGCTACCTGTCCAGCCAGTACGATCCGTCGATCCCCTGGGGCTCGACGCACAAGACAGGCGGCTGGCGTTCCGAGGACCTGGAGGCGCAGACCTTCGCCGACGAGAGCTTCGACCTGGTGGTCACCCAGGACGTGATGGAGCACGTCTTCGCCCCCGACCGCGCCCTGGCCGAGATCGCCCGCACCTTGAAGCCGGGCGGCCTGCACATCTGCACCGTGCCGATCGTGAACAAGGAAAAGCCCTCGGTCCGCCGCGCGCGGCGCAGGGCCGACGGCAGCGTCGAGCACCTGCTGGAGCCCGTGTTCCACGGCAATCCCATGGATCCCAACGGATCGCTGGTCACCGTCGACTGGGGCTACGACATCGCCGCGTACTGGGACCGCCACAGCGGGCTCTCGACCACCATCTGGACCATCGACGACCCGGGTCGCGGCATCCAGGCGGAGTACATTGAGGTGCTGGTCTCACGGAAGCTCGGCGTTCCCGACCTGTCGGGCGATGTCCCGCCCGCGCGGCGCGGCGGCCTGCTGGCCAAGCTCTTCGGCTAG
- the argJ gene encoding bifunctional glutamate N-acetyltransferase/amino-acid acetyltransferase ArgJ, with translation MTRKPVSKPAAAKTAKKPPAGKARDGASIPAEVVESIERALDPLTSALKRAALKRSDRQASQFTEKKPTVEPPVAKGALPVSPLAVPFPKIPPIPGVQLATGRAGFYKHDREDLLVMRFAKGTSAAGVFTRHGIGSAPVDWCKKHLEMTKGADVRALVVNAGCANSFTGKPGADAVRRVASAVAKRFDCRQRDVMVASTGVIGVLLDDGKITHRLPEVESRLIDDGWAGAANAIMTTDTFPKGAYAEATIDGEKVRIAGICKGSGMIAPDMATMLAFVATDAAISPTALQNLASLYTRTTFNCVTVDGDRSTNDTLLLFATGQSGAPNIARAGDKRLADFRDKLEAVLLDLALQLVRDGEGASKFVKITVTGAESPASARKIARTIAESPLVKTAFAGEDANWGRIVMAVGRADEPIDRDRVSVKFGPMVAAQDGLISPTYDEAKMSAYMKNQELEVAVDVGVGKGSATVWTCDLTKQYVAINGDYRS, from the coding sequence ATGACCCGCAAGCCCGTGAGCAAGCCCGCCGCCGCCAAGACGGCCAAGAAGCCCCCCGCCGGCAAGGCGCGGGACGGCGCGTCCATCCCCGCCGAGGTGGTCGAGTCCATCGAACGCGCCCTGGATCCGCTGACCAGCGCCCTGAAGCGCGCGGCGCTGAAGCGGTCCGACAGGCAGGCCAGCCAGTTCACCGAGAAGAAGCCGACGGTCGAGCCCCCGGTCGCCAAAGGCGCCCTGCCGGTCTCGCCGCTTGCCGTGCCGTTCCCCAAGATCCCGCCGATCCCGGGGGTCCAGCTCGCCACCGGCCGGGCGGGGTTCTACAAGCACGACCGCGAGGACCTGCTGGTCATGAGGTTCGCGAAGGGCACGTCGGCGGCCGGGGTCTTCACCCGCCACGGCATCGGCTCGGCGCCGGTCGACTGGTGCAAGAAGCATCTGGAGATGACCAAGGGCGCCGATGTCCGCGCCCTGGTGGTCAACGCCGGCTGCGCCAACTCCTTCACCGGCAAGCCGGGCGCCGACGCCGTGCGCCGGGTGGCCTCGGCCGTGGCCAAGCGCTTCGACTGCCGCCAGCGCGACGTGATGGTGGCCTCCACCGGCGTGATCGGCGTGCTGCTGGACGACGGCAAGATCACCCATCGCCTGCCCGAGGTGGAAAGCCGGCTGATCGACGACGGCTGGGCCGGGGCGGCCAACGCCATCATGACCACCGACACCTTCCCCAAGGGCGCCTACGCCGAGGCGACGATCGACGGCGAGAAGGTGCGCATCGCGGGGATCTGTAAGGGATCAGGCATGATCGCGCCGGACATGGCGACCATGCTGGCCTTCGTGGCCACGGACGCGGCCATCTCGCCCACGGCGCTGCAGAACCTTGCCAGCCTCTACACGCGGACCACCTTCAACTGCGTGACCGTGGACGGCGACCGTTCGACCAACGACACCTTGCTGCTGTTCGCCACCGGCCAGTCCGGCGCCCCGAACATCGCCCGCGCGGGCGACAAGCGCCTGGCCGACTTCCGCGACAAGCTGGAGGCCGTTCTGCTTGACCTGGCCCTGCAGCTGGTCCGCGACGGGGAAGGGGCCTCCAAGTTCGTCAAGATCACCGTGACCGGCGCTGAGAGCCCGGCCTCGGCCCGCAAGATCGCCCGCACCATCGCCGAGAGCCCGCTCGTCAAGACCGCCTTCGCCGGCGAGGACGCCAACTGGGGCCGCATCGTCATGGCCGTGGGCCGGGCCGACGAGCCCATCGACCGCGACCGGGTCAGCGTGAAGTTCGGACCCATGGTCGCCGCCCAGGACGGGCTCATCTCGCCCACCTATGACGAGGCCAAGATGAGCGCCTACATGAAGAACCAGGAGCTGGAGGTCGCCGTCGACGTCGGCGTCGGCAAGGGCTCGGCCACCGTCTGGACCTGCGACCTGACCAAGCAGTACGTGGCCATCAACGGTGATTACCGCTCCTGA
- a CDS encoding acetyl-CoA C-acyltransferase, with the protein MTREAVIVSYARTGLAKSGRGGFNMTPTMSMGAHAVKHAVERSGLDKARVEDVVMGNVSHGAGNLGRQVGLLAGLPITTSGVTINRFCSSGLNTISTAANYIRNDGADVVVAGGVESISIPGGGAGKDNVDPRLVSEYPAIFMPMIDTADIVAERYKVSREAQDEYSLESQRRMAAAQQGGKFANEIVPMKSKMKVVNKETKEESVVDYVVDRDECNRVDTTLEGLQKLQPVRGEGKFITAGNASQLSDGAAAVVLMDSKAAEKAGLSPLGAFKGWAVAGCAPDEMGIGPVFAIPRLLERHGLKISDIDLWELNEAFASQCVYARDFLGIDPEKYNVNGGSIAIGHPFGMTGARLAGHVLQEGQRRKAKWAVVSMCIGGGMGGAGLFEVYN; encoded by the coding sequence ATGACGCGTGAAGCCGTAATCGTTTCTTATGCCCGTACGGGCTTGGCCAAGTCCGGCCGTGGCGGGTTCAACATGACGCCGACCATGTCGATGGGCGCGCATGCGGTGAAGCACGCGGTCGAGCGCTCCGGCCTCGACAAGGCGAGGGTCGAAGACGTGGTCATGGGCAACGTCTCGCACGGCGCGGGCAACCTGGGCCGTCAGGTGGGCCTGCTGGCCGGCCTGCCGATCACCACCTCCGGCGTCACCATCAATCGCTTCTGCTCGTCGGGCCTGAACACGATCTCGACTGCGGCCAACTACATCCGCAACGACGGCGCCGACGTGGTCGTGGCCGGCGGGGTTGAGTCGATCAGCATTCCCGGCGGCGGCGCCGGCAAGGACAATGTCGATCCCCGCCTGGTCTCGGAATATCCGGCCATCTTCATGCCGATGATCGATACCGCCGACATCGTGGCCGAACGCTACAAGGTCAGCCGCGAGGCCCAGGACGAGTACAGCCTGGAAAGCCAGCGCCGCATGGCCGCGGCCCAGCAGGGCGGCAAGTTCGCCAACGAAATCGTCCCGATGAAGTCCAAGATGAAGGTCGTCAACAAAGAGACGAAGGAAGAAAGCGTCGTCGACTACGTGGTCGATCGCGACGAGTGCAACCGCGTCGACACCACCCTGGAAGGCCTGCAGAAGCTCCAGCCCGTGCGCGGCGAAGGCAAGTTCATCACCGCGGGCAACGCCAGCCAGCTCTCCGACGGCGCCGCCGCCGTGGTGCTGATGGACTCCAAGGCCGCCGAGAAGGCCGGTCTCTCACCCCTCGGCGCCTTCAAGGGCTGGGCCGTCGCCGGTTGCGCGCCCGACGAAATGGGCATCGGCCCGGTCTTCGCCATTCCGCGCCTGTTGGAGCGCCACGGCCTGAAGATCTCCGACATCGACCTGTGGGAGCTGAACGAGGCCTTCGCCAGCCAGTGCGTCTACGCCCGCGACTTCCTGGGCATCGACCCGGAGAAGTACAACGTCAACGGCGGCTCCATCGCCATCGGCCACCCCTTCGGCATGACCGGCGCGCGTCTGGCGGGCCACGTCCTGCAGGAAGGCCAGCGCCGCAAGGCCAAGTGGGCCGTGGTCTCGATGTGCATCGGCGGCGGCATGGGCGGCGCGGGCCTGTTCGAGGTCTATAACTAA